In Carya illinoinensis cultivar Pawnee chromosome 7, C.illinoinensisPawnee_v1, whole genome shotgun sequence, the following are encoded in one genomic region:
- the LOC122315605 gene encoding protein BASIC PENTACYSTEINE6-like, with product MDDGGHRENGRHKADQYKSAQGQWLMQHQPSMKQIMAIVAERDAALQERNLALSEKKAAIAERDMAILQRDTAIAERNNALLERDNAFATLQYRENSLSSGNMSSCPPGCQISRGVKHIHHPQQHVHHLAHMGEASNNTRDMHTSDGVAASQVESETAKSRRAKRTKETKGMTTASKASKPTRKIKSESDDLNKIMFGKSQEWKGGPEMAVGGDDLNRQSGAAKSDWKGQDLGLNQVSFDDSTMPAPACSCTGTLRQCYKWGNGGWQSSCCTTTLSMYPLPAVPNKRHARVGGRKMSGSAFNKLISRLAAEGHDLSNPVDLKDHWAKHGTNRYITIK from the exons ATGGATGACGGAGGGCATCGTGAAAATGGAAGACACAAAGCAGACCAGTATAAATCAGCTCAGGGTCAG TGGTTGATGCAACATCAGCCATCAATGAAGCAGATAATGGCCATTGTAGCTGAAAGAGATGCAGCTCTTCAAGAACGAAATTTGGCCCTTTCTGAAAAAAAGGCAGCTATTGCAGAACGAGACATGGCAATTTTGCAACGAGATACAGCAATAGCAGAACGGAATAATGCCTTATTGGAACGGGACAATGCCTTTGCCACTCTTCAATATCGGGAAAACTCCTTGAGCAGTGGCAATATGTCCTCATGCCCACCAGGATGCCAAATCTCACGAGGGGTGAAGCACATCCACCATCCCCAACAGCACGTTCATCATTTAGCCCACATGGGTGAGGCTTCTAACAATACAAGGGATATGCACACAAGCGATGGAGTTGCAGCATCACAAGTTGAGTCTGAGACTGCCAAGTCACGACGAGCTAAACGAACAAAAGAGACCAAGGGGATGACAACTGCAAGCAAGGCTTCAAAACCTACAAGGAAAATTAAGAGCGAGAGTGATGACTTGAATAAAATCATGTTTGGAAAGTCACAAGAGTGGAAGGGTGGGCCGGAAATGGCTGTTGGAGGTGATGATCTGAACAGACAGTCTGGGGCTGCAAAGTCTGATTGGAAGGGACAGGACCTGGGGTTGAATCAGGTTTCATTTGATGACTCAACCATGCCTGCACCAGCATGCTCCTGCACTGGAACCCTAAGGCAGTGTTACAAATGGGGAAATGGGGGGTGGCAATCTTCATGCTGCACAACAACCCTGTCAATGTATCCTCTACCAGCTGTGCCCAACAAGCGGCATGCCCGAGTCGGTGGGCGAAAGATGAGCGGAAGTGCCTTTAACAAGCTTATCAGCCGCCTTGCAGCAGAAGGCCATGATCTGTCGAATCCCGTTGACCTGAAAGACCACTGGGCCAAGCATGGGACAAATCGCTACATAACAATCAAGTAG
- the LOC122316681 gene encoding uncharacterized protein LOC122316681 isoform X3, which translates to MEGRERKGYAWAISAGITAALAAISAKLFTSQFVRFSMVILFNATMWGCYVNSLKALSSLQATVTNFATNFLSSGLAGFFLFEEALSFQWFAGALLIIIGVLVLSRSSIEMKESID; encoded by the exons ATGGAGGGTAGAGAGAGGAAGGGCTACGCCTGGGCAATCTCAGCCGGAATTACGGCTGCTCTTGCTGCCATTTCCGCAAAGCTCTTCACCTCTCAG TTTGTTAGATTTTCCATGGTCATATTATTTAATGCGACGATGTGGGGATGTTATGTCAACAGCCTTAAAGCTCTGTCTTCTCTACAAGCTACGGTAACAAACTTTGCTACCAACTTCCTCTCTTCTGGTCTAGCTGGATTTTTCTTGTTCGAGGAGGCATTGTCATTTCAG TGGTTTGCAGGTGCCCTGCTCATCATAATTGGCGTACTTGTACTCAGCAGGTCAAGTATTGAGATGAAGGAAAGCATAGACTAG
- the LOC122316681 gene encoding uncharacterized protein LOC122316681 isoform X1: protein MEGRERKGYAWAISAGITAALAAISAKLFTSQFVRFSMVILFNATMWGCYVNSLKALSSLQATVTNFATNFLSSGLAGFFLFEEALSFQNAKAVLMPKGEKKVPVQGKCPAHHNWRTCTQQVKY, encoded by the exons ATGGAGGGTAGAGAGAGGAAGGGCTACGCCTGGGCAATCTCAGCCGGAATTACGGCTGCTCTTGCTGCCATTTCCGCAAAGCTCTTCACCTCTCAG TTTGTTAGATTTTCCATGGTCATATTATTTAATGCGACGATGTGGGGATGTTATGTCAACAGCCTTAAAGCTCTGTCTTCTCTACAAGCTACGGTAACAAACTTTGCTACCAACTTCCTCTCTTCTGGTCTAGCTGGATTTTTCTTGTTCGAGGAGGCATTGTCATTTCAG AATGCAAAAGCAGTCCTGATGCCCAAAGGGGAAAAGAAAGTCCCGGTACAAGGAAA GTGCCCTGCTCATCATAATTGGCGTACTTGTACTCAGCAGGTCAAGTATTGA
- the LOC122316681 gene encoding uncharacterized protein LOC122316681 isoform X4 — MEGRERKGYAWAISAGITAALAAISAKLFTSQFVRFSMVILFNATMWGCYVNSLKALSSLQATVTNFATNFLSSGLAGFFLFEEALSFQNAKAVLMPKGEKKVPVQGNGLQVPCSS, encoded by the exons ATGGAGGGTAGAGAGAGGAAGGGCTACGCCTGGGCAATCTCAGCCGGAATTACGGCTGCTCTTGCTGCCATTTCCGCAAAGCTCTTCACCTCTCAG TTTGTTAGATTTTCCATGGTCATATTATTTAATGCGACGATGTGGGGATGTTATGTCAACAGCCTTAAAGCTCTGTCTTCTCTACAAGCTACGGTAACAAACTTTGCTACCAACTTCCTCTCTTCTGGTCTAGCTGGATTTTTCTTGTTCGAGGAGGCATTGTCATTTCAG AATGCAAAAGCAGTCCTGATGCCCAAAGGGGAAAAGAAAGTCCCGGTACAAGGAAA TGGTTTGCAGGTGCCCTGCTCATCATAA
- the LOC122316681 gene encoding uncharacterized protein LOC122316681 isoform X5: MEGRERKGYAWAISAGITAALAAISAKLFTSQFVRFSMVILFNATMWGCYVNSLKALSSLQATVTNFATNFLSSGLAGFFLFEEALSFQVPCSS, translated from the exons ATGGAGGGTAGAGAGAGGAAGGGCTACGCCTGGGCAATCTCAGCCGGAATTACGGCTGCTCTTGCTGCCATTTCCGCAAAGCTCTTCACCTCTCAG TTTGTTAGATTTTCCATGGTCATATTATTTAATGCGACGATGTGGGGATGTTATGTCAACAGCCTTAAAGCTCTGTCTTCTCTACAAGCTACGGTAACAAACTTTGCTACCAACTTCCTCTCTTCTGGTCTAGCTGGATTTTTCTTGTTCGAGGAGGCATTGTCATTTCAG GTGCCCTGCTCATCATAA
- the LOC122316681 gene encoding uncharacterized protein LOC122316681 isoform X2 has product MEGRERKGYAWAISAGITAALAAISAKLFTSQFVRFSMVILFNATMWGCYVNSLKALSSLQATVTNFATNFLSSGLAGFFLFEEALSFQNAKAVLMPKGEKKVPVQGKPKALKLFVF; this is encoded by the exons ATGGAGGGTAGAGAGAGGAAGGGCTACGCCTGGGCAATCTCAGCCGGAATTACGGCTGCTCTTGCTGCCATTTCCGCAAAGCTCTTCACCTCTCAG TTTGTTAGATTTTCCATGGTCATATTATTTAATGCGACGATGTGGGGATGTTATGTCAACAGCCTTAAAGCTCTGTCTTCTCTACAAGCTACGGTAACAAACTTTGCTACCAACTTCCTCTCTTCTGGTCTAGCTGGATTTTTCTTGTTCGAGGAGGCATTGTCATTTCAG AATGCAAAAGCAGTCCTGATGCCCAAAGGGGAAAAGAAAGTCCCGGTACAAGGAAA GCCTAAGGCGCTTAAATTGTTCGTGTTCTGA
- the LOC122316682 gene encoding histone H3.3, giving the protein MARTKQTARKSTGGKAPRKQLATKAARKSAPTTGGVKKPHRYRPGTVALREIRKYQKSTELLIRKLPFQRLVREIAQDFKTDLRFQSHAVLALQEAAEAYLVGLFEDTNLCAIHAKRVTIMPKDIQLARRIRGERA; this is encoded by the exons ATGGCTCGTACGAAGCAGACTGCTCGCAAATCCACCGGTGGAAAGGCTCCGAGGAAGCAGCTCGCCACAAAG GCTGCAAGGAAATCGGCACCCACTACTGGTGGAGTCAAGAAACCTCACCGTTATCGCCCCGGAACTGTTGCCCTTCG tGAAATTCGTAAGTACCAGAAGAGTACCGAGCTTTTAATCCGCAAATTGCCCTTCCAGCGCCTCGTTCGTGAAATTGCTCAAGACTTCAAG ACGGACTTGAGGTTCCAGAGTCATGCGGTTCTGGCGCTTCAGGAGGCTGCAGAGGCTTACCTGGTGGGTCTCTTCGAGGACACCAACCTGTGCGCCATCCATGCTAAGAGGGTGACCATTATGCCTAAGGACATCCAGCTCGCTAGGAGGATCCGTGGCGAGCGTGCTTAG
- the LOC122315463 gene encoding aldehyde oxidase GLOX1-like, whose product MKLGGTLSFFFWHLVLLFARPYVTDAAGGRWQLLQRNIGIAAMHMQLLNNDRVVIFDRTDFGRSNLSLPNGKCRNDPDETAVKIDCTAHSVEYDVASNSFRALFVQTDVWCSSGSVVPDGRLIQTGGFNDGERKVRIFKPCSGCDWEEIGDGLAARRWYATNHILPDGRQIVIGGRRQFNYEFYPKTSSSSNTYSLPFLAQTNDANIENNLYPFVFLNVDGNLFIFSNNRAVLLDYARNKIVKTYPAIPGGDPRCYPSTGSAVLLPLKNLQAQFVEAEVLVCGGAPKGSYSQAAKGKFIGALNTCARIKITDKDPQWVMETMPRARVMGDMILLPNGNVLIINGAAAGTAGWEYGRNPVLNPVIYRPNSKLGSRFELENPTTIPRMYHSTAILLRDGRVLVGGSNPHIGYEFNNVLFPTELRLEAFYPSYLDTEFSNLRPQILSPASQAKLNHGQKLRVRFSVAGKLAQNLVSVTMVAPSFTTHSFSMNHRLLLLSAAKVTSLGNSRYEVQVTTPGSAYLAPSGYYLFFVVHQDIPSQGIWVQL is encoded by the coding sequence ATGAAACTAGGTGGGactctttccttcttcttctggCATCTGGTCCTCCTGTTTGCCAGACCATATGTTACTGACGCCGCCGGTGGCCGGTGGCAGCTCTTGCAAAGGAACATTGGCATTGCAGCCATGCACATGCAACTCCTCAACAACGACCGTGTGGTCATTTTCGACCGCACCGACTTCGGTAGGTCTAATCTGTCATTACCCAACGGTAAATGCCGCAACGACCCGGATGAAACGGCGGTGAAAATCGACTGCACTGCACACTCGGTTGAATACGACGTCGCCTCCAATTCTTTTCGAGCACTTTTCGTCCAAACAGACGTTTGGTGCTCCTCTGGTTCTGTCGTGCCCGATGGCCGTCTGATCCAAACAGGCGGATTCAATGACGGGGAACGTAAAGTCAGAATATTTAAGCCCTGCAGTGGCTGTGACTGGGAAGAGATAGGCGACGGCCTAGCAGCTCGGCGATGGTATGCCACTAATCATATTCTGCCAGATGGACGCCAAATTGTCATCGGCGGGAGAAGGCAGTTCAACTATGAATTTTATCCCAAGACCAGCAGCTCATCAAATACATATAGTCTGCCATTTCTAGCGCAAACCAACGACGCAAACATAGAGAACAATCTGTacccatttgtttttcttaacgTTGATGGGAATTTATTCATCTTCTCGAATAATCGAGCTGTTTTATTGGACTATGCAAGAAACAAGATCGTGAAGACGTACCCGGCAATACCGGGCGGCGATCCGAGATGTTATCCGAGTACAGGCTCGGCAGTGTTGCTTCCACTCAAGAATCTGCAAGCGCAGTTTGTTGAAGCTGAAGTTTTGGTTTGTGGTGGAGCTCCCAAAGGGTCTTATAGCCAGGCCGCAAAAGGAAAATTCATCGGCGCATTGAATACGTGTGCACGCATCAAGATCACCGACAAGGATCCACAGTGGGTGATGGAGACAATGCCTCGGGCCAGGGTCATGGGTGACATGATTTTACTTCCAAACGGCAACGTCTTGATAATCAACGGCGCAGCGGCGGGGACAGCTGGATGGGAATACGGGCGAAACCCGGTCTTGAATCCGGTTATTTACAGGCCCAACAGCAAGCTGGGTTCACGGTTCGAGTTAGAAAACCCGACAACTATTCCCCGGATGTACCATTCAACGGCAATTTTGCTTAGGGATGGTCGGGTACTCGTTGGTGGTAGCAATCCTCACATAGGTTACGAATTCAATAACGTACTTTTCCCAACCGAATTAAGATTAGAGGCATTTTATCCATCTTATTTGGACACAGAATTCTCGAATTTGCGTCCACAAATTCTGTCGCCTGCTTCCCAAGCTAAGCTTAATCATGGCCAGAAATTACGAGTTAGATTTTCAGTGGCGGGAAAACTAGCACAAAATCTGGTATCGGTAACCATGGTGGCACCTTCTTTTACCACCCACTCCTTCTCAATGAATCACAGGTTGCTGCTACTTAGTGCCGCTAAGGTGACAAGTCTTGGGAATTCTAGGTACGAGGTTCAGGTTACCACACCCGGTTCGGCTTATCTTGCCCCGTCCGGATATTATCTTTTCTTTGTGGTTCATCAAGATATTCCTAGCCAGGGAATTTGGGTCCAgctttaa